The following coding sequences are from one Seonamhaeicola sp. ML3 window:
- the gap gene encoding type I glyceraldehyde-3-phosphate dehydrogenase, whose product MSKLKIGINGFGRIGRIAFRVAASRPNDIEVVGINDLLDVEHLAYLLKYDSVHGRFNGTVDVKDGNLVVNGNEIRITAERNPEDLKWDAVGAEVVLDCTGIFTTLDKAQAHITAGAKKVAISAPSADAPMFVMGVNNEKITAADTIVSNASCTTNCLAPLAKVIDDNFGIVEGLMTTVHATTATQMTVDGPSKKDWRGGRSALANIIPSSTGAAKAVGKVIPELNGKLTGMAFRVPTPDVSVVDLTVRTEKSASWDDVKAALKSASENELAGVLGYTEEAVVSQDFVSEPLTSVFDAGSSIALNDNFFKLVSWYDNEFGYSTKLVDLAQYIASVK is encoded by the coding sequence ATGTCAAAATTAAAAATTGGAATTAACGGATTTGGTAGAATTGGTAGAATTGCTTTTAGAGTAGCAGCTTCTAGACCTAATGATATTGAAGTAGTAGGAATCAATGACTTGTTAGATGTTGAGCATTTAGCATATTTATTAAAATATGATTCTGTTCACGGTAGATTTAACGGTACTGTGGATGTTAAAGATGGAAACTTAGTAGTAAACGGAAACGAAATTAGAATTACTGCAGAGCGTAACCCAGAAGATTTAAAATGGGATGCTGTTGGTGCAGAAGTTGTTTTAGATTGTACTGGTATATTCACAACTTTAGATAAAGCACAAGCTCATATTACTGCTGGTGCTAAGAAAGTGGCTATTTCTGCTCCTTCTGCAGATGCTCCAATGTTTGTAATGGGAGTTAATAATGAAAAAATTACTGCTGCCGATACAATCGTTTCTAACGCGTCTTGTACAACTAACTGTTTAGCGCCTTTAGCTAAAGTTATCGATGATAACTTCGGTATCGTTGAAGGTTTAATGACTACAGTTCACGCTACTACAGCAACTCAAATGACTGTAGATGGTCCTTCTAAGAAAGACTGGAGAGGTGGTAGAAGTGCTTTAGCTAATATCATTCCTTCATCTACTGGTGCTGCTAAAGCTGTAGGTAAGGTAATTCCTGAATTAAACGGAAAATTAACAGGTATGGCATTTAGAGTACCAACTCCAGATGTATCTGTTGTTGATTTAACTGTAAGAACTGAAAAGTCTGCATCTTGGGATGACGTAAAAGCTGCTTTAAAATCAGCTTCTGAAAACGAATTAGCAGGTGTGTTAGGATACACCGAAGAAGCAGTTGTTTCTCAAGATTTCGTTTCAGAACCTTTAACAAGTGTATTTGATGCAGGTTCAAGTATTGCATTAAATGATAACTTCTTTAAGTTAGTATCTTGGTACGACAATGAGTTTGGTTACTCAACTAAATTAGTTGACCTAGCTCAATACATTGCATCTGTAAAATAA
- a CDS encoding N-acetylglucosamine kinase, with product MILIVDSGSTKSDWLAVDKDGNKLLEKIRTKGLNPEIISEEKMVKIVKKHPDLKEHKESVTHVFFYGAGCGTDRGKEMVFEALSQVFNTAKISVEEDTLAAVYGAINHDKEAAVVCILGTGSNCSYYDGTKLHQEVQSLGYIVMDDASGNYFGKQLLRDYYFNNMPENIKIAFETKYNLDADYIKYNIYKQPNPNAYLANFAEFMFLQKDSQYTIDLIKNGVRLFAKNMIMQFKEELKTVPVHFAGSIAFFSQNEIKEVAEEMGFKVGNFVRRPIDGLVPFHIKNLE from the coding sequence ATGATTTTAATTGTTGATAGTGGTTCTACAAAGTCAGATTGGTTGGCAGTAGATAAAGACGGGAATAAACTTCTGGAAAAAATACGCACAAAGGGTTTAAATCCAGAAATTATTTCCGAAGAGAAAATGGTTAAAATAGTTAAAAAACACCCCGATTTAAAGGAACATAAAGAAAGTGTTACTCATGTGTTTTTTTATGGAGCAGGTTGTGGTACAGACCGTGGCAAGGAAATGGTGTTTGAAGCCTTGTCTCAAGTATTTAATACGGCAAAAATATCTGTAGAGGAAGATACCCTTGCAGCTGTTTATGGAGCGATTAATCATGATAAGGAGGCTGCTGTTGTATGTATTTTAGGAACTGGTTCTAACTGTAGTTATTATGATGGCACTAAGTTACACCAGGAAGTACAGTCTCTAGGCTACATTGTCATGGATGATGCCTCGGGGAATTATTTTGGCAAACAATTACTTCGTGATTATTATTTTAATAACATGCCTGAAAATATTAAAATTGCTTTTGAAACTAAATATAACTTGGACGCCGATTATATAAAGTATAATATTTATAAACAGCCTAACCCAAACGCTTATTTAGCAAATTTTGCAGAGTTTATGTTCTTACAAAAAGATTCTCAATATACCATAGATTTAATAAAAAATGGTGTTAGGCTTTTTGCAAAGAATATGATTATGCAATTTAAGGAAGAATTAAAAACTGTTCCGGTTCATTTTGCTGGGTCTATCGCTTTTTTCTCCCAAAACGAGATTAAGGAAGTAGCAGAAGAAATGGGGTTTAAAGTAGGTAACTTTGTTAGAAGACCTATAGACGGTTTGGTACCTTTCCACATAAAAAACCTTGAGTAA
- a CDS encoding pyrroloquinoline quinone-dependent dehydrogenase — protein MNPHFNQSMRNAFHLALFLAFLSIFNCQQDSVSQPKDYNTWRSYQGGPDRNQYSTLSEITLDNVTDLKVAWTYESSDFGQMQMNPIIIDTILYGVTSRLRAIALHAATGKEIWRFGDSLKLRASTSRGVAYWEKDDDKRILYTSGPYLYALNALTGKSIESFGDNGKVNLSSGLGEIAKGSFLVSNTPGTVYKDIIVMPIRVPEDIGALPGNIMAFNVITGDLEWTFNTIPLPSEEGVETWEDQNSHINPLIGAGNNWSGMALDEERGIIYIPTGSAAPDFYGGIRKGDNLYTDCLLALDVNTGKRLWHFQMVHHDLWDRDPPTPPNLITITRNGKKLPAVSQSTKQGYVYVFNRVTGEPLFDIEEVPVPASTLYGEEASKTQPIPVKPKPFARQSTELTDDDISPYAENREAFLELLKQSDKRLYAPPSLDPMILFPGLDGAAEWGGTAADPEEGIVYINSQEAPWVIQMKENDTTVKNYPLGKQTYIQYCVTCHQKDRSGAVQSGFPSLIDLKNKKSKNEVALLIKSGKGMMTGFPQITPKEKEALMHFLFDEPDTIMPKNPKKIYPLAYKYAGYKRFLDSKGRPAISPPWGTMHAINLNTGDFVWSIVLGDTPELKAQGYPQTGCENYGGPVVTENGLLFIGATKDGYFRAFNKFTGALLWEYKLPAPAFATPAMYQVDGKQYIAIACGGEKLGAPIGNKIVAFSLN, from the coding sequence ATGAATCCACATTTTAACCAGTCCATGCGCAATGCTTTTCACCTGGCTCTTTTTTTGGCCTTCTTATCCATCTTTAATTGTCAACAAGATTCTGTTTCTCAACCTAAAGATTATAACACTTGGAGGTCATATCAAGGTGGGCCAGACAGAAATCAGTATTCTACGTTATCAGAAATCACACTAGATAATGTTACCGATTTAAAAGTAGCTTGGACCTACGAGTCGTCAGATTTCGGACAAATGCAAATGAACCCCATTATTATTGATACTATTTTATATGGGGTTACTTCTAGGCTTAGAGCTATTGCTTTACACGCTGCAACGGGAAAGGAAATTTGGAGATTTGGTGATTCTTTAAAATTAAGAGCATCAACCAGTAGAGGGGTTGCCTATTGGGAGAAAGACGATGACAAACGCATATTATATACTTCAGGCCCTTACCTTTACGCACTTAACGCATTAACAGGAAAGTCTATTGAGAGCTTTGGGGATAACGGAAAAGTTAACCTAAGCAGTGGTTTAGGTGAAATTGCTAAGGGAAGTTTTCTTGTATCCAATACGCCGGGTACCGTATACAAAGATATTATTGTCATGCCCATTCGTGTTCCTGAAGACATTGGGGCACTTCCTGGAAACATTATGGCCTTTAATGTTATCACAGGTGATTTAGAATGGACTTTTAATACTATACCTTTGCCTTCGGAGGAAGGTGTTGAAACATGGGAAGACCAGAATTCTCATATAAATCCGTTGATTGGTGCAGGAAATAATTGGAGCGGAATGGCTTTAGATGAAGAACGTGGTATCATTTACATTCCTACAGGTTCGGCTGCTCCAGATTTCTATGGCGGTATTCGTAAAGGAGACAATCTATATACCGATTGCCTTTTGGCCTTGGATGTTAATACGGGAAAGCGGCTTTGGCATTTTCAAATGGTGCATCATGACTTATGGGATAGAGACCCACCAACACCACCAAATTTAATTACCATTACAAGAAATGGTAAAAAACTACCAGCGGTTTCGCAGTCCACAAAACAGGGTTATGTATATGTGTTTAATCGTGTTACTGGAGAGCCTTTGTTTGATATTGAAGAGGTACCAGTACCAGCTTCCACGTTATATGGAGAGGAAGCTTCGAAAACACAACCCATTCCGGTAAAGCCAAAACCTTTTGCAAGACAATCAACTGAATTAACCGATGATGACATAAGTCCGTATGCCGAAAATAGGGAAGCTTTTTTAGAACTTTTAAAACAATCGGATAAAAGGTTATATGCACCACCAAGTCTAGACCCAATGATTCTCTTTCCTGGGTTGGATGGTGCTGCAGAGTGGGGCGGAACTGCTGCAGACCCCGAAGAGGGGATTGTTTATATAAACTCCCAAGAGGCACCTTGGGTTATTCAAATGAAGGAGAATGATACTACGGTAAAAAATTATCCTTTAGGCAAACAAACCTATATTCAGTATTGTGTGACCTGTCATCAAAAAGATAGAAGTGGTGCAGTTCAAAGTGGCTTTCCTTCCTTAATAGACTTAAAAAATAAAAAATCTAAAAATGAGGTAGCTCTATTAATAAAATCTGGAAAAGGTATGATGACTGGATTTCCTCAGATTACACCTAAAGAAAAGGAAGCTTTAATGCATTTTTTGTTTGATGAACCCGATACCATTATGCCTAAGAATCCTAAAAAAATTTATCCGTTAGCTTATAAATACGCTGGCTATAAACGCTTTTTAGATAGCAAGGGAAGACCTGCTATTTCACCGCCTTGGGGAACCATGCACGCAATTAATTTGAATACAGGCGATTTCGTTTGGTCAATTGTTTTAGGGGATACACCAGAATTAAAAGCACAAGGATATCCTCAAACGGGATGTGAGAATTATGGTGGCCCTGTAGTTACTGAAAATGGTTTGCTGTTTATTGGCGCAACAAAAGATGGTTACTTTAGAGCGTTTAACAAGTTTACAGGAGCCTTATTATGGGAATATAAATTGCCTGCGCCTGCTTTTGCTACTCCAGCTATGTATCAGGTTGATGGCAAGCAATACATAGCTATAGCCTGCGGAGGTGAAAAGCTTGGGGCTCCTATTGGAAACAAGATTGTGGCATTCTCTTTAAATTAG
- a CDS encoding translocation/assembly module TamB domain-containing protein produces the protein MLSIPSVQTGLGNYATKKINKEFGTNINIEKVGLQFNGDVEFKQIFIEDYKKDTLISINELNTSILNFSNFYNNRLTFGDVDIMGLFFNIKTYKGSRDTNLDIFVAKLEGENPKKGDGSFLLSSSDVSIYDGVFKLVDENRETAKRLDFSNLNINATNFLIKGSDVSARINTLSFLDSRGLSVKNMTTNFKYTLTGMTFDDLKIKTPESELKGGLKFFYKREDLQFFTDKVRVEANFKDSSVLLDELNIIYNEFGANQRARFDVDLSGTLNKLQAKSLNLRTSLNTKIKGDFLFENLFNKEENNFYMDGDFTNLTSTYTDLKSLLPNVLGDAIPSSFERLGRFAITGNTQITSADVTADIKIDTEIGFVDSNLEITKVNDIDNASYKGKIVFENFDFGIFLNDPKVGVGSLNFDVNGNGFVSENLNTQVKGDIFEVVYNNYNYRGIKVAGNVRNKIFDGNLIVNDRNLQFNFNGLVDFSEDIRKYDFEAKVDYADLNILNFIKKDSISIFRSRVKMNMNSSSADDAVGRISFSNTTYKNEHDDYYFKTFDITSRFKDNIRYIDFKSPDIVEGSLKGNFLFKDLKKLFENSLGYIYTNYIPHEVTTNQSIDFNFKIYNKIAEVIFPEIELGKNTFIRGRVESDEAQFKLTFKSPQIKVYDYFANNIELQVDNSNPLFNTYVEIDSLNTKFYNVSKFNLINVTVNDTLFMRSEFTGGKRNNDSYNLSFYHTINTAKESVIGFKKSDFTIKDRTWSVNEKNDRFNKLSFDKALTKFNLDAFKINHKNEEVRLSGFLKDSTQKDIKLNFKNVSLAKIIPDIDSLSMAGRVNGKLDILQKNGSYLPNSTIVINDFKINKFPLGDLDADIKGNENLTYYDVNATIKNDVSKSFAAKGGISVVDKQSEIDVDLTFNDFNLEPLNPLLYDVLSNIRGNVDGNANIIGSLTRPSIEGKLNLKEGGFGIPYLNVDYGFSNNSTVTLQEQSFVFNNIQLTDTKYNSTGLLNGSLSHVNLSDWSMDLGIDTNRLLILDTQDDGETPYYGTGFMGGEANIKGPTDQLRIDVTAETKPGTIFKIPLNDTESFGDNTFIRFLSKKEKEAKEKGEEIVFQDIQGLELDFEIDITEDADLEIIIDKNTGHSLKGSGRGGILVGINTNGKFDMWGDFSVFKGIYNFAYGGLVQKQFVVQPGGTINWEGDPLKAQIDMLAIYKTQANPSPLLDNPINRSIPVELNIALTGELQQPVPEFSFEFPNVNSAVKSELQYRLDSPDEVENQALYLVSTGSFAGGLDELNFSGTIAERLNGIINNIFSNGDGRLNFGVNYDPGQNRPDYQTNDRVGVTLQTQISDRVLINGNLAVPIGGADAANTVVAGDVQIDFLLNEEGTLIAKVFNRENSIRNFGEAIGYTQGIGLSYNVDFDTFKELLQNLFKKKEKAKDIEEEKDQNSTASSLPDFISHKSNKQP, from the coding sequence GTGTTGTCTATTCCATCGGTTCAAACTGGTCTTGGAAATTATGCCACCAAAAAAATAAATAAGGAGTTTGGTACTAACATTAATATTGAAAAAGTTGGGCTTCAATTTAACGGCGATGTAGAGTTCAAGCAAATATTTATTGAAGACTATAAAAAAGATACGTTGATAAGTATTAACGAATTAAACACTTCTATCTTAAACTTCAGTAATTTCTACAACAACAGGTTAACGTTTGGTGATGTGGATATTATGGGGTTATTTTTTAACATTAAAACTTACAAAGGTTCTCGTGACACTAACCTAGATATATTTGTTGCTAAACTAGAAGGAGAAAACCCAAAAAAAGGCGATGGTAGCTTTTTGTTGTCTTCCAGTGATGTCTCAATTTACGATGGTGTTTTTAAACTCGTAGATGAGAATAGGGAGACAGCCAAACGTTTGGATTTTAGTAACTTGAATATCAATGCTACCAATTTCCTCATTAAAGGGAGTGATGTAAGTGCACGAATCAATACACTTTCGTTTTTAGATAGTCGTGGTTTATCTGTTAAAAACATGACCACCAATTTTAAATATACGCTAACGGGAATGACGTTCGATGATTTGAAAATAAAAACACCAGAGTCTGAATTAAAGGGTGGGTTGAAGTTTTTTTACAAGCGAGAAGATTTGCAATTCTTTACAGATAAAGTAAGGGTAGAGGCCAATTTTAAAGATTCTAGTGTTTTACTTGATGAACTGAATATAATTTACAACGAATTTGGAGCGAATCAGCGAGCACGTTTTGATGTGGATTTATCGGGAACTTTGAACAAACTACAAGCAAAGTCTCTTAATTTAAGAACGAGCCTAAACACCAAGATAAAAGGCGATTTTTTATTTGAAAACCTCTTCAATAAGGAAGAGAATAACTTTTACATGGATGGCGATTTTACCAATCTAACATCTACTTACACCGATTTAAAGTCCTTACTACCAAATGTTTTAGGCGATGCTATTCCATCGTCTTTTGAAAGATTAGGAAGATTTGCCATTACTGGTAATACTCAAATTACATCGGCAGATGTAACTGCAGATATTAAAATAGATACCGAAATAGGTTTTGTGGATTCTAATCTGGAGATTACCAAAGTAAACGATATTGATAATGCTTCGTATAAAGGAAAAATTGTTTTTGAAAACTTTGATTTTGGTATTTTCTTGAATGATCCTAAAGTTGGTGTTGGTTCTTTAAATTTTGATGTGAATGGAAATGGTTTTGTTTCTGAAAATTTAAATACCCAAGTAAAAGGGGATATTTTTGAAGTCGTCTACAACAATTATAATTATAGGGGTATAAAAGTTGCCGGAAATGTAAGAAATAAAATTTTTGATGGGAACCTAATAGTAAACGACCGTAATCTTCAGTTTAATTTTAATGGATTGGTAGATTTTTCGGAAGATATCAGGAAATACGATTTCGAGGCCAAAGTAGATTATGCCGATTTAAATATTTTGAATTTCATAAAAAAGGATAGTATTTCAATTTTTAGAAGTAGAGTTAAAATGAATATGAATAGCAGTAGTGCTGATGATGCTGTGGGGCGTATTTCTTTTAGTAACACTACGTACAAAAATGAACACGACGACTATTATTTCAAGACTTTTGATATTACTTCAAGGTTTAAGGATAATATAAGGTATATAGACTTTAAATCTCCAGATATTGTTGAGGGGAGCCTAAAAGGGAACTTTCTATTTAAAGATTTAAAGAAATTATTTGAAAACTCCTTGGGTTACATTTATACAAACTACATACCTCACGAAGTAACTACAAACCAGAGTATCGATTTCAATTTTAAAATTTACAATAAGATTGCCGAGGTTATATTTCCAGAAATAGAATTAGGTAAAAACACATTTATTAGGGGGCGCGTAGAAAGTGATGAAGCGCAGTTTAAACTCACTTTTAAATCGCCGCAAATTAAGGTGTATGATTATTTTGCCAATAATATTGAGCTGCAGGTAGATAATAGCAATCCGCTTTTTAATACCTATGTGGAAATAGACAGTTTGAACACAAAGTTTTATAATGTCTCTAAGTTCAATTTAATCAATGTTACGGTAAACGACACGTTATTTATGCGATCTGAGTTTACTGGAGGAAAACGAAACAACGATAGCTATAACCTTAGTTTTTATCATACTATTAATACAGCTAAGGAATCTGTAATTGGTTTCAAAAAATCAGATTTTACGATTAAGGATAGAACATGGTCTGTTAATGAAAAGAACGATAGGTTTAATAAATTATCTTTCGATAAAGCTTTAACGAAGTTCAACTTAGATGCCTTTAAGATAAACCACAAAAACGAAGAAGTCAGATTGTCCGGTTTCCTAAAGGACTCCACTCAAAAAGATATTAAATTAAATTTCAAGAATGTAAGCCTGGCAAAGATTATACCCGATATAGATAGTTTGTCCATGGCCGGACGCGTAAATGGGAAACTGGATATTCTTCAGAAAAATGGTAGCTATCTACCTAATTCAACTATTGTTATAAACGACTTTAAAATCAACAAGTTTCCACTAGGCGATTTAGATGCCGATATTAAAGGAAATGAAAACCTCACCTATTACGATGTAAATGCTACTATTAAAAATGATGTTTCAAAATCTTTTGCTGCCAAGGGAGGTATAAGTGTTGTTGATAAACAATCAGAAATTGATGTAGATCTTACTTTTAACGATTTTAATTTAGAACCTCTAAATCCGTTATTGTACGATGTACTTTCTAATATTAGGGGAAATGTAGATGGTAATGCCAATATAATAGGTAGTCTTACAAGGCCAAGTATAGAAGGGAAACTCAATTTAAAGGAAGGAGGTTTTGGCATACCTTATTTAAACGTAGATTATGGTTTTTCTAATAATAGCACAGTAACATTACAAGAGCAGAGTTTTGTATTCAACAATATTCAGCTTACAGATACCAAGTACAATTCTACTGGATTGCTTAACGGTTCGCTGAGTCATGTAAACCTTTCAGATTGGAGTATGGATTTGGGAATTGATACCAACCGTCTCTTAATCTTAGATACACAGGATGATGGGGAAACTCCTTATTACGGAACAGGTTTTATGGGAGGAGAAGCCAATATAAAAGGACCTACGGATCAACTAAGAATAGATGTTACTGCAGAGACTAAACCTGGCACTATATTTAAAATACCTTTAAACGATACAGAGTCTTTTGGCGATAATACATTTATCCGCTTTTTAAGTAAAAAAGAAAAGGAAGCGAAAGAAAAGGGCGAAGAAATTGTTTTTCAGGATATTCAGGGCTTAGAATTAGATTTTGAAATCGATATTACTGAAGATGCCGATTTAGAAATCATTATAGATAAAAATACTGGGCATTCACTAAAAGGTAGTGGTAGAGGAGGTATATTGGTAGGAATAAACACCAACGGTAAGTTTGATATGTGGGGGGATTTCTCGGTGTTTAAAGGAATTTACAATTTTGCTTATGGAGGATTGGTTCAAAAGCAGTTTGTAGTGCAACCTGGAGGGACTATTAACTGGGAAGGTGACCCTCTAAAGGCTCAAATAGATATGTTGGCCATTTATAAAACACAGGCCAATCCATCTCCATTATTAGATAATCCCATTAACAGAAGTATTCCAGTAGAGTTAAATATAGCCCTTACAGGGGAACTACAACAGCCGGTTCCAGAGTTTAGTTTTGAATTCCCTAATGTAAATTCGGCTGTAAAATCAGAGCTTCAATATAGATTGGATTCACCTGATGAAGTTGAAAATCAAGCACTATATCTAGTATCTACAGGGTCTTTTGCAGGTGGTTTAGATGAGTTGAATTTTTCAGGTACTATTGCCGAACGGCTTAATGGTATTATTAATAACATATTTTCTAACGGCGATGGGAGGCTTAATTTTGGAGTGAATTACGACCCAGGACAAAACCGCCCAGATTACCAAACCAATGATCGTGTTGGGGTAACTTTACAAACCCAGATAAGTGACAGGGTGTTAATTAATGGTAATCTAGCTGTTCCTATTGGAGGAGCAGATGCGGCCAATACTGTTGTAGCTGGTGATGTTCAAATAGATTTTTTACTAAACGAGGAAGGAACATTAATTGCTAAGGTTTTCAACCGTGAAAATAGCATAAGAAATTTTGGTGAAGCTATTGGTTATACCCAAGGTATTGGTCTGTCTTATAATGTGGACTTCGATACCTTTAAAGAACTTCTACAAAACCTTTTTAAAAAGAAAGAAAAAGCTAAAGATATAGAAGAGGAAAAAGACCAAAATAGTACTGCGTCTTCGCTACCGGATTTTATATCACATAAATCCAATAAGCAACCTTAA
- the pfkA gene encoding 6-phosphofructokinase — MQSGMKKIAVLTSGGDSPGMNAAVRSVVRTCAYHGVECIGVYRGYEGMIEGDFTTLNARSVRGIINKGGTMLKSARSKEFRTVEGRQKAYENIKKEGIDGLVVIGGDGSFTGALVFNQEFGFPVMGIPGTIDNDIVGTSHTLGFDTALNTVVDAIDKIRDTASSHNRLFFIEVMGRDVGHIALNCGIAGGAEEILIPEEDLGLDRLVESLNKSRTSGKTSSIVVVAEGDKIGKNIFQLKEYVDENMEGYDVRVSVLGHMQRGGAPSCFDRVLASRMGVKAVESLLNGESNYMVGLLNGKMELTPLENAIKGKTKINLELLRVSDIMST, encoded by the coding sequence ATGCAAAGCGGAATGAAAAAAATAGCAGTATTGACTTCAGGTGGCGATTCTCCGGGCATGAATGCGGCAGTACGATCTGTGGTAAGAACATGTGCGTATCATGGCGTTGAATGTATTGGGGTTTATCGAGGATATGAAGGTATGATTGAAGGTGATTTTACCACTTTAAATGCTCGTAGCGTTAGGGGAATTATAAACAAAGGAGGAACAATGCTTAAGTCGGCACGTTCCAAAGAATTTAGAACTGTAGAAGGTAGACAAAAGGCCTACGAAAATATAAAGAAGGAAGGTATAGATGGACTTGTAGTAATTGGAGGAGATGGTTCGTTTACAGGTGCATTGGTTTTTAATCAGGAATTTGGTTTTCCTGTAATGGGTATTCCGGGAACTATCGATAATGATATTGTTGGAACCTCACACACTCTAGGCTTTGATACTGCCTTAAATACAGTAGTAGATGCCATAGATAAAATACGCGATACAGCGAGTTCACATAACAGATTGTTTTTTATTGAAGTTATGGGACGCGATGTTGGTCATATTGCCTTAAATTGCGGAATTGCTGGTGGTGCTGAAGAAATCTTAATCCCAGAGGAAGATTTAGGGTTAGATAGGCTTGTAGAATCATTAAACAAGAGTAGAACCTCAGGAAAAACATCCAGTATTGTTGTTGTTGCAGAAGGGGATAAGATAGGTAAGAATATCTTCCAATTAAAGGAGTATGTTGATGAGAATATGGAAGGTTACGACGTGCGTGTTTCTGTACTAGGACACATGCAACGTGGTGGCGCTCCATCTTGTTTCGATAGGGTTTTAGCAAGTAGAATGGGCGTTAAAGCTGTAGAGTCTTTATTAAACGGAGAGAGCAACTATATGGTTGGATTACTTAACGGGAAAATGGAATTAACACCATTAGAAAATGCCATTAAAGGAAAAACAAAAATAAATTTAGAATTATTACGTGTCTCAGACATCATGAGCACATAA
- a CDS encoding ATP-binding cassette domain-containing protein: protein MRPHTALYISNKHNKPKLIKSLVSGELLPEIDLGEYILFSDITIDKLISEERRHGKSALSTLSQKKLQHASQGERRKALLKHIIAQKPNCIIVDNVFDSLDVNTQKTIKTALLELSNSTLIIQICNRKRDVLEFIGNRLQFDGTKWTKFKTDVKNDATVKSYFTHKLPQRQANEGFSFSELIRLRNINLSYEDRPILQNINWDIKPGEFWQLMGPNGSGKSTILNLISGDNPKGFMQDMVLFDMKKGSGESVWDIKKHIGFFSSDMLIGFKRRDSIENMIISGFYDSIGLYKFPTEVQIKIAQEWLKVLQMSSIRNNSFTTLSEGHKRLVLIARAMVKQPPLLILDEPTNGLDDVDAKLFSTLVNKIAQETDTAILYVSHRHEVGLAPDYIYELIPNEKGSIGRVVK from the coding sequence TTGAGACCTCACACGGCACTTTACATTTCGAATAAGCACAATAAGCCCAAGTTAATAAAAAGTCTAGTTTCAGGGGAATTATTACCTGAAATCGATTTGGGTGAATATATCCTCTTTTCAGATATAACCATAGATAAATTAATATCTGAAGAGCGCAGACATGGCAAAAGTGCTTTGTCGACCCTTTCCCAAAAGAAACTTCAACATGCATCGCAAGGCGAACGTAGAAAGGCTTTATTGAAGCATATTATTGCCCAAAAACCAAATTGTATTATTGTAGATAATGTTTTTGATAGTTTAGATGTAAACACACAAAAAACTATTAAAACAGCTTTGCTGGAATTGAGTAATAGCACATTGATAATTCAAATATGTAATAGAAAACGTGATGTTCTAGAATTCATTGGGAATAGATTGCAATTTGATGGTACAAAATGGACGAAGTTTAAAACAGATGTTAAAAACGATGCCACAGTAAAATCATATTTTACGCATAAATTACCACAAAGGCAAGCCAACGAAGGTTTTAGCTTTTCAGAGCTAATAAGGTTGCGCAACATTAACTTGAGTTATGAAGACCGCCCTATACTGCAAAACATAAATTGGGATATTAAACCAGGAGAATTTTGGCAACTTATGGGACCTAATGGTTCTGGTAAAAGCACTATTTTGAACTTAATATCTGGTGATAATCCAAAAGGGTTTATGCAAGATATGGTGCTTTTTGATATGAAAAAGGGTAGTGGAGAGAGCGTTTGGGATATCAAAAAACACATTGGTTTTTTTTCTTCAGATATGCTAATTGGATTTAAACGAAGAGATTCCATAGAAAATATGATTATTTCTGGGTTTTATGATTCTATCGGACTCTATAAGTTTCCAACCGAAGTTCAAATTAAAATAGCACAGGAATGGTTAAAGGTACTGCAAATGAGCAGTATTAGGAATAATAGTTTTACTACACTTTCCGAAGGACATAAGCGTTTGGTGCTCATTGCTAGAGCTATGGTTAAACAACCTCCACTTTTAATTTTAGATGAACCTACAAACGGTTTAGATGATGTTGATGCAAAGCTGTTTTCTACACTAGTGAATAAAATTGCCCAAGAAACTGATACTGCTATTTTATATGTTTCCCATCGTCATGAAGTTGGGCTAGCACCAGATTACATATATGAGCTTATTCCTAATGAAAAAGGTTCTATTGGAAGGGTTGTAAAATAA